From Methanorbis rubei, one genomic window encodes:
- a CDS encoding NADH-quinone oxidoreductase subunit B family protein — protein MSSAGKSPWLLHYNASSCNGCDIEILAALTPLYDVERFGIINTGNPAHADIFVVTGSVNEQNKEVLKNLYDQIPEPKVVLAVGICASSGGVFRDCYNVSGGVDTIIPVDVYVPGCSVRPEALIEGVVKALGVLEEKRAAVDNGGLR, from the coding sequence ATGAGTTCGGCAGGAAAATCCCCCTGGCTTCTGCACTACAATGCGTCCAGCTGCAATGGATGCGATATTGAAATTCTTGCAGCCCTGACGCCGTTGTACGATGTGGAGCGGTTTGGTATCATCAACACCGGCAATCCGGCGCACGCGGATATTTTTGTAGTGACCGGCAGTGTGAACGAGCAGAACAAAGAGGTCCTGAAAAATCTCTATGACCAGATCCCTGAGCCGAAGGTTGTTCTTGCGGTCGGCATCTGCGCATCATCGGGCGGCGTGTTCCGCGACTGCTACAATGTTTCAGGCGGCGTTGACACGATTATTCCGGTGGATGTGTATGTACCGGGGTGCTCAGTCCGGCCTGAGGCACTGATTGAGGGCGTGGTAAAGGCGCTCGGGGTTCTGGAAGAGAAACGTGCGGCAGTTGATAACGGAGGTTTGAGATGA
- a CDS encoding heparan-alpha-glucosaminide N-acetyltransferase, with protein sequence MGERYWEVDAIRGIALVGMIVYHFLACMVMYHMIVEDPEFLTYYGTINIASASFVLIAGVALILRHARKKGRTTSEYYRSIVVKALFLFGIGMMITIVSWIGSTLFLHNGAFIKFGFMHMLGVSMLLCIPFLQLGKWNFIPGIIIVLLGIFVIPQFTEPGWLYPLGVHGADFMQYTQDYFPLFPWFGVLLIGIALGAVFYPNGIRAFRLPNPGALGRFFAHIGNGRITLAVYLVHIPIIFGILWIVSTITGIGYL encoded by the coding sequence ATGGGTGAAAGATACTGGGAAGTGGATGCGATTCGCGGAATCGCCCTTGTGGGAATGATCGTCTATCACTTCCTTGCATGCATGGTGATGTACCATATGATCGTTGAGGATCCAGAGTTCCTCACCTATTACGGGACCATCAACATCGCTTCGGCATCTTTTGTTCTGATCGCAGGTGTTGCCTTAATCCTCAGGCATGCCAGAAAAAAAGGAAGAACCACCAGCGAGTACTATCGCTCAATCGTTGTGAAAGCCCTGTTTTTATTTGGAATCGGCATGATGATCACCATTGTCAGCTGGATCGGCTCAACCCTCTTTCTTCACAATGGTGCGTTCATCAAGTTCGGGTTCATGCATATGCTTGGTGTCTCGATGCTTCTGTGCATCCCGTTCCTGCAGCTTGGGAAATGGAATTTTATCCCGGGCATCATCATCGTTCTCCTCGGTATCTTTGTAATCCCGCAGTTCACCGAACCCGGATGGCTCTACCCCTTAGGTGTTCACGGGGCTGATTTCATGCAGTACACGCAGGACTACTTCCCGCTGTTTCCCTGGTTCGGCGTTCTCTTGATCGGTATTGCTCTTGGTGCGGTCTTTTATCCGAACGGCATCCGGGCGTTTCGTCTTCCGAACCCCGGGGCCCTCGGCAGGTTCTTCGCCCATATCGGCAACGGCAGAATAACGCTTGCGGTGTATCTTGTCCACATTCCGATCATCTTTGGAATACTCTGGATCGTGAGTACAATCACCGGCATTGGGTATCTTTGA
- a CDS encoding heparan-alpha-glucosaminide N-acetyltransferase: protein MGERYWEVDAIRGIALIGMIVFHLISLMVIFHMSLTLDWYYDVCQYIHLGTSVFVIVSGVALVLRHGRMAGKPKRAYYIAIVKRGLEIFFIGVAIAVVGSLAIHFVIGDGNYMLFNFLQMMGLSMILCIPFLGLGKWNFIPAAVLIWIGLSFKTIYASAGFLWYLPFGILPEGMFYPRDYFPLLPWVGVMLLGVAIGSVLYPHGIRRFRMPDAGVFGRFLALVGKYPLEIYLLHIPILFAILYLIMIVSSALGMPWGYL, encoded by the coding sequence ATGGGTGAGCGGTACTGGGAGGTCGACGCAATCCGCGGGATTGCCCTGATCGGGATGATCGTTTTTCATCTGATCTCCCTGATGGTAATTTTTCATATGAGTCTTACCCTGGACTGGTACTACGACGTCTGCCAGTACATTCACCTCGGAACAAGCGTTTTCGTGATAGTCTCCGGTGTCGCGTTGGTTCTCAGACACGGACGAATGGCCGGCAAGCCGAAACGCGCCTATTATATTGCAATTGTGAAGCGCGGTCTGGAGATTTTTTTCATCGGTGTTGCAATTGCGGTTGTTGGATCTCTTGCCATTCACTTTGTCATCGGCGACGGCAACTACATGCTGTTCAACTTCCTCCAGATGATGGGCCTCTCGATGATCCTGTGCATTCCGTTCCTCGGACTTGGCAAATGGAATTTTATTCCGGCTGCTGTTCTCATCTGGATCGGACTGTCTTTTAAAACAATATATGCCTCTGCAGGTTTCTTATGGTATCTGCCGTTTGGCATTTTACCGGAAGGCATGTTTTATCCGCGTGACTACTTCCCGCTTCTTCCTTGGGTCGGCGTGATGCTTTTGGGAGTTGCCATAGGATCAGTTCTGTATCCGCATGGAATCCGGAGATTCCGTATGCCTGATGCCGGAGTGTTTGGAAGATTCCTGGCGCTCGTCGGCAAGTATCCGCTGGAGATTTACCTGCTCCATATCCCGATTCTCTTCGCGATACTGTATCTGATTATGATCGTGTCCTCCGCACTCGGCATGCCGTGGGGATATCTGTAG
- a CDS encoding protein translocase SEC61 complex subunit gamma: MADEKNTNNKKTEKTTASSAVGNVKMPEVSKQSISEFFRKYLRVLKLARRPTKDEFFKISAVSAAGIAVIGVLGFIIYLVFHYLLP; encoded by the coding sequence TTGGCTGACGAGAAAAATACCAACAATAAGAAGACGGAGAAGACGACAGCATCGTCTGCTGTCGGTAATGTAAAGATGCCGGAGGTCTCCAAGCAGAGTATCTCCGAGTTCTTCCGCAAGTATCTGCGCGTGTTAAAGCTTGCCCGCAGACCTACGAAGGATGAATTCTTCAAGATCTCGGCAGTTTCGGCCGCAGGTATTGCAGTCATCGGTGTTCTGGGCTTTATCATTTATCTGGTCTTCCACTATCTGCTTCCGTGA
- the ftsZ gene encoding cell division protein FtsZ yields MRSIVEEALSRKRFEETARDNSAVSAIYDAEDEVELTPRKEQAYAAPAPEPVRQAPVPAPRPVVEPRPAPAKQDIDFSSQYKYVPTASNHTDDDDEFDDILESLRTKITVVGCGGGGSNTVARIFEEGVEGADIYALNTDAQHLSMLRGRVGKRILIGRQTTKGLGAGAMPQRGEEAALESEDVVRQSLSGSNMVFVTAGLGGGTGTGSAPVVAKIAKEVGALTIAIVTLPFTSESATRMENAEIGLERLREVADTVIVIPNDRILEVVPRLPLAQAFKVADEVLMRAVKGITELITLPGLVNLDFADVRTVMEQGGIAMIGMGESDSEDKATDSIKKALRSPLLDVDITGATAALINVIGGPDMTMFEAEGVVQEVYQRIDPGARIIWGVQVDPSMEGRMRTMLIVTGVQSPQIYGKQEQTYTAPQSSQVQRSKFEIDFLR; encoded by the coding sequence ATGAGATCAATCGTAGAAGAAGCACTATCACGCAAGCGGTTCGAAGAAACTGCACGCGACAACAGCGCAGTCTCCGCTATATATGACGCAGAGGACGAGGTCGAACTGACTCCGAGAAAGGAGCAGGCATATGCAGCTCCTGCTCCGGAGCCGGTTCGCCAGGCCCCGGTTCCTGCACCAAGGCCGGTCGTCGAACCGAGACCTGCACCGGCAAAACAGGACATCGATTTTTCCAGCCAGTACAAATATGTTCCCACTGCATCGAACCATACCGATGATGATGACGAGTTCGATGACATTCTTGAGTCTCTGAGAACCAAGATCACGGTCGTCGGCTGCGGCGGCGGAGGGTCCAATACTGTTGCCCGAATCTTTGAAGAAGGCGTCGAGGGCGCTGATATCTATGCCTTAAACACCGATGCGCAGCATCTGTCCATGCTTCGCGGACGCGTTGGGAAGCGTATTCTCATCGGCCGCCAGACCACGAAGGGTCTTGGCGCAGGCGCAATGCCGCAGCGCGGTGAAGAAGCAGCGCTTGAGAGCGAGGATGTTGTCCGCCAGTCCCTGAGCGGATCGAACATGGTGTTCGTGACCGCAGGTCTTGGCGGCGGAACCGGTACCGGCAGTGCTCCGGTCGTTGCAAAGATCGCGAAAGAGGTCGGCGCGTTAACGATTGCAATCGTTACGCTTCCGTTCACGAGCGAGAGTGCAACCCGTATGGAGAATGCAGAGATCGGTCTTGAGCGGCTTCGTGAAGTTGCTGACACGGTCATTGTGATCCCGAACGACCGCATTCTTGAAGTTGTTCCGCGGCTTCCGTTGGCACAGGCGTTCAAGGTTGCAGACGAGGTTCTGATGCGTGCGGTGAAAGGAATCACCGAACTTATCACTCTCCCCGGTCTTGTGAACCTTGATTTTGCCGATGTCCGCACGGTTATGGAGCAGGGCGGCATTGCAATGATCGGTATGGGCGAGTCCGACAGTGAGGACAAGGCGACCGACTCTATCAAGAAGGCTCTTCGCTCTCCGCTGCTTGATGTCGACATCACGGGCGCGACCGCAGCACTGATCAACGTGATTGGCGGCCCTGATATGACAATGTTTGAGGCAGAGGGTGTTGTGCAGGAGGTCTATCAGCGTATTGATCCCGGGGCACGCATCATCTGGGGAGTTCAGGTTGACCCGTCGATGGAGGGCAGAATGCGTACCATGCTGATTGTGACCGGTGTGCAATCCCCACAGATTTATGGTAAGCAGGAGCAAACATATACGGCACCACAATCAAGTCAGGTGCAGAGATCCAAGTTTGAGATTGATTTCCTGAGGTGA
- a CDS encoding D-aminoacyl-tRNA deacylase: MKINIIHSSTDIAGSNIRAAMDELIQNPPEGGWPLLAKHTVTFHEWNDRIIHADDDVVDSDADLAIFLARHASVNPVPVLTVHPAGNFITADLGGNPRELGPAAPAWMRAVLRNHQLYAPEGFRVSYEITHHGPTSIHVPYFFVEVGSTETEWRNAVAVRAAAMSVLMADPDSETVIPLIGFGGTHYAVRQTAIALETRGAFGHMMHTRDVGAVSADMIMQMIQKSGAIAAHLDKKAMSKVEADRLEKILAELGIPEITESDMHKLGSMSWKTWSAFVDFAKNIDSAAKIFPHGEVPAGNPASIVLPEDFFSEAFGGLEDELFAELDRVGGVFHLTGKSGKVLPTLLTTGERRHAIAGELIALSVQQITRRQGTTVEGDLITITRLQFDAQLARMQGVPSGPLFGKLVAGEPVTLPDGRTITPEMVTKTIRSTLRIPGLENYS; encoded by the coding sequence ATGAAGATCAATATCATCCACTCCTCAACCGATATTGCCGGATCCAACATCCGCGCCGCAATGGATGAACTCATCCAAAATCCTCCGGAAGGCGGCTGGCCGCTGCTTGCAAAGCACACCGTCACCTTTCATGAATGGAACGACCGCATCATTCACGCTGATGACGACGTAGTCGATTCCGACGCAGACCTTGCGATCTTTCTCGCACGCCATGCAAGCGTCAACCCGGTACCTGTTCTCACCGTACATCCGGCAGGAAACTTCATCACCGCAGACCTCGGCGGAAATCCCCGCGAGCTCGGGCCAGCCGCTCCCGCATGGATGCGTGCGGTGCTGCGCAATCATCAGTTGTATGCCCCGGAAGGCTTTCGCGTTTCGTACGAGATAACCCATCACGGGCCGACCAGCATCCATGTCCCGTACTTTTTCGTCGAGGTCGGCAGTACAGAAACCGAGTGGCGCAATGCTGTTGCCGTCCGCGCTGCTGCCATGAGTGTTCTTATGGCAGACCCTGACTCTGAAACTGTTATTCCGCTGATCGGATTTGGCGGCACCCACTATGCCGTGCGGCAGACCGCAATTGCCCTTGAAACGAGGGGGGCGTTCGGCCACATGATGCATACGCGGGATGTCGGAGCGGTCAGCGCGGACATGATTATGCAAATGATCCAAAAGAGCGGGGCAATTGCCGCGCATCTTGACAAAAAGGCCATGTCCAAAGTTGAAGCCGACCGCCTCGAAAAAATTCTTGCGGAGCTTGGCATCCCTGAGATCACCGAAAGCGACATGCATAAACTCGGCTCCATGTCATGGAAAACATGGTCCGCATTTGTCGACTTTGCTAAAAATATCGATTCTGCGGCAAAAATCTTCCCGCACGGAGAAGTTCCCGCAGGGAACCCTGCATCCATCGTTCTTCCGGAGGACTTCTTTAGCGAAGCATTCGGGGGCTTGGAAGACGAACTGTTTGCTGAACTGGACAGAGTCGGCGGCGTATTTCATCTGACCGGAAAGAGCGGAAAAGTTCTTCCAACCCTCCTGACGACCGGGGAGCGGCGTCATGCAATAGCAGGTGAATTAATAGCTTTATCAGTCCAACAAATAACACGTAGACAGGGTACAACGGTGGAAGGTGATCTGATCACAATAACCCGCCTGCAGTTTGACGCCCAGCTCGCGCGCATGCAGGGCGTCCCGTCCGGTCCGTTGTTTGGAAAACTGGTTGCAGGTGAACCTGTAACCCTTCCGGACGGCAGGACGATAACGCCGGAGATGGTAACAAAAACGATCCGGTCTACCCTCCGCATCCCGGGATTGGAGAATTACTCATGA
- a CDS encoding 4Fe-4S dicluster domain-containing protein yields MKMLKTILKQFVHKPVTTTFPAEPAKRFDITRGHVVFDPSKCTSCMICMKRCPSQAVTVDRAAKLWTIDLFRCVICGQCAELCKFGALSVDPAYSSSARPDERGVETYEITYVKPEKPKKDPETEDEVLKRE; encoded by the coding sequence ATGAAAATGCTGAAAACGATTCTGAAGCAGTTTGTGCATAAGCCAGTGACGACGACGTTTCCTGCCGAACCTGCAAAGCGCTTTGATATCACCCGCGGTCATGTGGTGTTCGATCCGTCCAAGTGCACGTCCTGCATGATTTGCATGAAACGCTGTCCGTCCCAGGCGGTTACGGTTGATCGTGCGGCGAAGCTGTGGACGATTGATCTGTTCCGCTGTGTTATCTGCGGTCAGTGCGCTGAGTTGTGCAAGTTTGGTGCTCTGTCTGTTGATCCTGCCTATTCGTCATCGGCCCGGCCTGATGAGCGGGGAGTGGAGACGTACGAGATTACGTACGTGAAGCCGGAGAAACCGAAGAAGGATCCTGAGACCGAGGATGAAGTTTTGAAACGCGAATAG
- a CDS encoding nickel-dependent hydrogenase large subunit produces the protein MTGKRTVVPFGPQHPVLPEPIHLDLVIEDEHVVEAIPSIGYVHRGLESLVDRREYSDFVYLAERICGICSFTHSSTFCQGVEGLMGIEVPARATYLRTMWGEYSRLHSHLLWLGLFADALGFESLFYNAWKIRESILNELEATTGGRVIQGVCKVGGVRRDVTNEFLSGMDKRLDDIEAEMQEMSKVFLSDYTLKKRLVGKGVLKTDAAYNLGAVGPVARASGLVEDVRTSGYLAYGDISFKPVTADGCDGYARCEVRCKELFQSVDIIHQIIAGMPEGDVSVPVKGNPDGEFFSRSEQPRGEVIHYLRGNGTKNLTQFRVRTPTLTNVPSLVAMLAGAELADVPQIVLTIDPCIGCMER, from the coding sequence ATGACCGGCAAGAGGACGGTTGTTCCGTTCGGTCCGCAGCATCCGGTTCTCCCGGAGCCGATTCATCTGGATCTGGTGATTGAGGATGAGCATGTGGTGGAGGCGATTCCTTCGATCGGGTATGTTCACCGCGGTCTTGAGAGTCTGGTGGACCGTCGCGAGTATTCTGATTTCGTGTATCTTGCAGAGCGTATCTGCGGCATCTGCAGTTTCACGCACTCTTCGACGTTCTGCCAGGGTGTGGAAGGGCTGATGGGTATTGAGGTTCCGGCGAGGGCTACGTATCTACGGACGATGTGGGGCGAGTACTCGCGTCTTCACAGCCATCTTCTGTGGCTCGGTTTGTTTGCGGACGCTCTTGGCTTTGAGAGTCTGTTCTATAATGCATGGAAGATTCGGGAGTCGATCTTGAACGAGCTTGAGGCAACGACCGGCGGCAGAGTGATTCAGGGCGTGTGCAAGGTCGGTGGCGTCCGCCGTGATGTGACCAATGAGTTCCTGTCAGGGATGGACAAGCGCCTCGATGATATCGAAGCCGAGATGCAGGAGATGTCGAAGGTGTTCTTATCAGATTACACGCTGAAGAAGCGTCTGGTGGGAAAAGGTGTTCTAAAAACTGACGCTGCCTACAATCTCGGGGCTGTCGGCCCTGTTGCCCGCGCGTCCGGTCTTGTCGAGGATGTACGGACGTCAGGGTATCTGGCATACGGGGATATTTCTTTTAAGCCAGTGACCGCTGACGGCTGCGACGGTTATGCGCGGTGCGAGGTGCGGTGTAAGGAGTTGTTCCAGTCGGTTGATATTATTCACCAGATTATTGCCGGCATGCCAGAGGGTGATGTGTCGGTTCCGGTGAAAGGCAACCCTGACGGCGAGTTCTTCAGCAGGTCCGAGCAGCCCCGCGGCGAGGTGATTCATTATCTGCGCGGTAACGGCACGAAAAATCTGACGCAGTTCCGCGTGCGGACGCCGACGCTGACGAATGTTCCCTCCCTTGTTGCGATGCTTGCGGGTGCTGAGCTTGCGGATGTGCCGCAGATTGTGCTGACGATTGATCCCTGTATCGGATGTATGGAGAGGTGA
- a CDS encoding NADH-quinone oxidoreductase subunit C: MTTMEIIPASPAGIEKVAADMKADGRRLVVITCTAAANDYDITYSFAKGNDLLHYRMTVPEGTSIPAIDASFGGAFVYENEIHDLYGFTFTNMALDFGGTFIRTSVPYPFKKKEAPAPTVTKVSKEDAS; the protein is encoded by the coding sequence ATGACGACAATGGAAATTATCCCCGCGTCTCCTGCGGGGATTGAGAAGGTCGCAGCTGACATGAAGGCTGACGGCCGCCGTCTTGTGGTGATTACCTGCACTGCGGCTGCGAATGATTATGATATCACCTACTCGTTTGCGAAGGGAAATGATCTCCTGCATTACCGGATGACGGTTCCGGAAGGTACATCGATTCCTGCGATTGATGCATCGTTTGGCGGTGCGTTTGTCTACGAGAATGAGATTCATGATCTCTACGGGTTCACGTTCACCAATATGGCGCTTGACTTTGGCGGGACGTTCATCCGGACATCTGTGCCGTATCCGTTCAAGAAGAAAGAGGCTCCTGCGCCAACAGTGACGAAGGTGTCCAAGGAGGATGCATCATGA